A genomic stretch from Anaerolinea thermophila UNI-1 includes:
- a CDS encoding FAD binding domain-containing protein — translation MQNPHPGLPEIEYIKPASLEEASKFLAAHAGEARPFLGGTDTFVRMRDGVWKDKYLVDVKGLDGTAQVSFDPEKGLTIGAGVPMNRVEAMPEVREHYPLLAEAIRTVASYQLRNRATIVGNICNASPAGDTIGACMLYGGVLKVFGADGVREEPLATFFKGPGKTNLKPGDIALSLHLPLPPKGHVGRYIKVARNKLGDLAIVGVSVLGYPDATVASGFRFLIALASVAPVPLRVPVAEKVLAEKKIDEATIAEAAQIAMDSCSPIDDVRGSAQYRKHMVRNMTRRAVTEVWQKLTQAA, via the coding sequence ATGCAAAATCCTCATCCTGGACTTCCTGAAATTGAATATATCAAACCGGCGTCGCTGGAAGAAGCCAGCAAGTTCTTAGCGGCTCATGCCGGCGAAGCCCGCCCATTCCTGGGCGGTACAGATACCTTTGTGCGCATGCGCGATGGCGTCTGGAAGGATAAGTATCTGGTGGATGTGAAAGGGCTGGATGGCACGGCGCAGGTTTCCTTTGACCCGGAAAAAGGGTTGACCATTGGTGCGGGTGTCCCCATGAACCGGGTGGAAGCCATGCCTGAAGTCCGCGAGCATTATCCCCTGCTGGCGGAAGCCATTCGCACGGTTGCCAGTTACCAGTTGCGCAACCGTGCCACCATTGTCGGCAATATCTGCAATGCCTCTCCGGCGGGCGATACCATCGGCGCGTGCATGCTCTACGGCGGCGTGCTGAAGGTTTTCGGCGCTGATGGCGTGCGCGAGGAACCCCTGGCAACCTTCTTCAAGGGTCCCGGCAAGACCAACCTCAAACCCGGCGATATTGCTCTTTCGCTCCACCTGCCTTTACCGCCCAAAGGACATGTTGGACGCTACATTAAAGTAGCCCGCAACAAACTGGGCGATCTGGCAATTGTAGGCGTTTCGGTGCTGGGGTATCCCGATGCGACGGTGGCTTCCGGTTTCCGTTTTCTGATCGCGCTGGCTTCGGTGGCGCCGGTGCCGTTGCGCGTTCCGGTGGCAGAAAAAGTGCTGGCGGAGAAGAAAATAGATGAGGCGACCATTGCCGAAGCGGCGCAAATCGCGATGGATTCCTGCTCGCCCATTGATGACGTCCGCGGCAGTGCGCAATACCGCAAGCACATGGTGCGCAATATGACCCGCCGCGCGGTGACCGAAGTCTGGCAGAAACTTACTCAGGCCGCCTGA
- a CDS encoding (2Fe-2S)-binding protein, which produces MGYHRITLTVNGVMELVDVPSNMTLLQMLREKLGLTGTKNGCASGECGACTVMLNGEPVNSCMVLAVECDGADVVTVEGLAKNGQLDPLQEAIIETGGVQCGFCTPGILISSRALLNRNPKPTEFEIREAISGNLCRCTGYNRIVEAVKKVAGTE; this is translated from the coding sequence ATGGGTTATCACCGAATTACCTTAACCGTCAATGGGGTGATGGAACTGGTGGATGTGCCGTCCAACATGACCCTGTTGCAAATGCTCCGTGAAAAACTGGGCTTGACCGGCACGAAAAACGGCTGTGCCTCGGGCGAATGTGGCGCCTGCACGGTCATGCTGAACGGCGAGCCGGTCAATTCCTGCATGGTGCTGGCCGTGGAATGCGATGGCGCCGATGTGGTGACCGTGGAAGGCTTGGCGAAAAACGGACAACTTGACCCCCTGCAGGAAGCCATTATTGAAACCGGTGGCGTGCAGTGTGGTTTCTGCACTCCGGGCATTCTCATCTCTTCCCGCGCGCTGTTGAACCGCAACCCCAAGCCGACCGAATTTGAAATCCGCGAAGCCATTTCGGGCAACCTGTGCCGCTGCACGGGGTACAACCGCATTGTGGAAGCGGTCAAGAAAGTCGCTGGAACGGAATAG
- a CDS encoding xanthine dehydrogenase family protein molybdopterin-binding subunit, translating to MAVAEKQQTVIGASVPRLDVREKVTGAAVYADDIQFGPGLLHCRVKRSPIPHGIIKRIDTSKAEKLPGVKVVVTGADFPDRIGLYLKDRHIFARDRVRFIGEPVAAVAAVTEEIAEKALELIDVEYEELPGVFDPVYGASPEAPLLHPELGTYEYPNFIFPKPGTNIANHFKIRKGDTEAAWPQCAAIVEHTFRIPHVQHVPIEPHVAVAKAEENGQVTLWASTQSPFAQRALIAKALHIPESKLRVIAPFVGGGFGCKAGVTMEAIPVAVALKLPGYPIKLRLTREEEFYTNFVRQGLVIKIKVGCDKDGNLLALENTMYWDGGAYTEYGVNVTRAGGYSSTGPYDIPNVKTDSMCVYTNHPVGGAYRGFGMAELHTGIDQAMDMLAEKIGMDRVEFFKKNCIRGGDVLATGMVIHDVGIEDCIDAVAKDLNWGVKEKPSGPNKVRGKGIALAWKAPAMPPNAGSSAIVKLNADGTVDVSVGGQEIGQGTFTVMAQIAAETLGVPYENVRVTGPIDTRYSPYEWQTVASRLTWSMGNAVRNAALDARQKVLNVVAEAWQQDPKELDIKNGYVISYRTEDTMPLKDVVVYGIPKPNDQGWIGGPIVGTGSFMPTYVTGLDPETGQGDRAVVHYTTGAQGVDLEVDLETGQITILKAVSAFDVGKAINPELVKQQMEGGMVQGLSSAIFEECKLEKGVMRNPSFVDYRIATAIDVPPIMDTFIIEHAQDDGPFGARGIGEHPLVPSIAAVASALRDALGIRITNPPFSAEKVYLALVEAGLAK from the coding sequence ATGGCAGTCGCTGAAAAACAACAAACCGTGATTGGCGCCAGTGTACCGCGCCTGGATGTGCGCGAGAAAGTCACCGGTGCCGCGGTGTATGCCGATGATATCCAATTTGGTCCCGGATTACTGCACTGCCGGGTGAAGCGCTCGCCCATTCCGCATGGCATCATCAAGCGCATTGACACCAGCAAGGCAGAGAAGTTGCCCGGCGTCAAGGTGGTGGTGACTGGTGCCGATTTCCCCGATCGCATCGGGTTGTACCTGAAAGATCGCCACATCTTTGCTCGCGACCGCGTGCGTTTTATCGGCGAGCCGGTTGCCGCTGTCGCCGCTGTGACTGAAGAGATTGCCGAAAAAGCCCTGGAACTGATTGACGTGGAGTACGAGGAACTGCCCGGTGTGTTCGATCCGGTATACGGGGCTTCTCCCGAAGCGCCCCTGCTGCACCCCGAATTGGGCACTTACGAGTACCCCAACTTCATTTTCCCCAAACCTGGCACCAACATTGCCAACCACTTCAAGATCCGCAAGGGCGATACCGAAGCCGCCTGGCCTCAATGCGCCGCGATTGTGGAACACACCTTCCGCATTCCGCATGTTCAGCATGTACCCATTGAACCGCATGTGGCGGTCGCCAAGGCGGAAGAAAACGGTCAGGTGACGTTATGGGCAAGCACGCAGTCTCCGTTTGCTCAGCGCGCCCTGATTGCCAAAGCCCTGCATATCCCCGAAAGCAAACTGCGCGTCATTGCTCCGTTTGTGGGCGGTGGCTTTGGTTGTAAGGCGGGCGTGACCATGGAAGCCATTCCGGTGGCAGTAGCGCTCAAACTGCCCGGTTATCCCATCAAACTGCGCCTGACCCGCGAAGAAGAGTTCTACACCAATTTCGTGCGTCAGGGCTTGGTCATCAAGATTAAGGTGGGATGCGATAAAGACGGCAACCTGCTGGCGCTGGAAAACACCATGTACTGGGATGGCGGTGCCTACACCGAGTACGGTGTGAACGTCACCCGCGCGGGCGGTTACTCCAGCACCGGCCCGTATGATATTCCCAACGTCAAGACCGACAGCATGTGCGTGTACACCAACCATCCGGTAGGCGGTGCTTACCGCGGCTTTGGCATGGCAGAACTGCACACCGGCATTGATCAAGCCATGGACATGCTCGCCGAGAAGATCGGCATGGATCGCGTGGAGTTCTTCAAGAAGAATTGCATCCGCGGCGGCGATGTGCTGGCGACCGGTATGGTGATCCACGATGTGGGTATTGAAGATTGTATTGATGCGGTTGCCAAAGACCTCAACTGGGGTGTCAAGGAGAAACCTTCCGGTCCCAATAAGGTGCGCGGCAAAGGCATTGCTCTGGCGTGGAAAGCCCCTGCCATGCCCCCGAACGCGGGGTCTTCCGCCATCGTCAAACTGAACGCTGATGGCACGGTGGATGTGAGTGTGGGCGGTCAGGAAATTGGGCAGGGAACCTTTACGGTCATGGCGCAGATTGCCGCCGAGACGCTGGGTGTGCCTTATGAAAATGTGCGCGTCACCGGTCCCATAGACACCCGCTACAGCCCCTACGAGTGGCAGACCGTTGCCAGCCGCCTGACCTGGTCGATGGGCAATGCGGTGCGGAATGCTGCGCTGGATGCCCGCCAGAAAGTGCTCAACGTGGTGGCAGAAGCCTGGCAACAGGATCCCAAAGAACTGGATATCAAGAACGGTTATGTCATTTCCTACCGCACCGAAGATACCATGCCGCTTAAGGATGTGGTGGTGTACGGTATCCCCAAACCTAATGACCAGGGCTGGATTGGCGGGCCAATTGTGGGTACAGGGTCGTTCATGCCCACTTACGTCACCGGACTGGACCCCGAGACTGGTCAGGGTGACCGCGCTGTGGTGCACTACACCACCGGCGCGCAGGGCGTGGACCTGGAAGTGGACCTCGAAACCGGGCAAATCACCATTTTGAAAGCCGTCTCTGCCTTTGACGTGGGGAAAGCCATCAACCCTGAACTGGTCAAACAGCAGATGGAAGGCGGTATGGTGCAGGGGCTCAGTTCGGCAATCTTCGAGGAGTGCAAACTTGAAAAGGGCGTGATGCGCAACCCGTCCTTTGTGGACTATCGCATCGCTACCGCGATTGACGTGCCCCCGATCATGGACACCTTCATCATTGAGCATGCTCAGGATGATGGTCCGTTCGGTGCGCGCGGCATTGGCGAGCATCCGCTGGTGCCGTCCATTGCTGCGGTGGCGTCGGCGTTGCGCGATGCGCTGGGCATCCGCATCACCAATCCGCCCTTCAGCGCTGAGAAAGTTTACCTTGCGCTGGTTGAAGCCGGATTGGCGAAGTAA
- a CDS encoding acyl-CoA carboxylase subunit beta, whose translation MTESNVNAQPTSGEAEQRDERQHLYKKLQEYREKLLEAGGKDRIEAQHAKGKLTARERIEKLLDEGTFQEIDAFMVHRHSDFGMDKSRFLGDGVVAGFGKIDGRRVCVFSQDFTVLGGSFGEVAGQKVCKILDMAMDAGVPVIGLNDSGGARIQEGVHSLSAYGEVFYRNTLASGVIPQISVMLGPCAGGAVYSPALMDFIIMTKGISNMFITGPEVIKTVTAEVVDAETLGGAMAHSTISGVAHFATENEEESFATVRRLLSYLPLNNSEPAPAIEPYDDPNRMDEGLNAIVPANPNEPYDMKQIIEKVFDLGSFFEVHANFAPNAIVGFARLHGQSVGVVAQQPMMMAGAIDINAADKIARFVRFCDAFNIPLITFSDSPGFMPGVAQEHGGIIRHGAKIVYAYSEATVPKLTVVTRKGYGGAYIVMGSKHIHADLVFAWPMAEIAVMGAEGAVNILYRKEISNHPDPAAERARLVAEFREKFANPYRAAASGYVDDVIMPSETRPRLIAALELLRDKQVSQPSKKHGSIPL comes from the coding sequence ATGACAGAATCCAACGTGAATGCTCAACCGACGAGTGGAGAAGCGGAACAGCGCGATGAGCGCCAGCACCTGTATAAAAAATTACAGGAATACCGCGAAAAGTTGTTGGAAGCCGGTGGCAAAGACCGCATTGAAGCCCAGCACGCCAAAGGCAAATTAACGGCGCGCGAGCGCATCGAAAAATTGCTGGATGAAGGCACCTTCCAGGAAATTGATGCCTTCATGGTACACCGCCACAGCGATTTTGGCATGGACAAATCGCGCTTCCTGGGCGATGGCGTGGTAGCCGGCTTCGGCAAGATTGACGGCAGACGAGTATGTGTTTTCTCGCAGGATTTCACCGTGTTGGGTGGGTCGTTCGGCGAGGTTGCCGGTCAGAAAGTCTGCAAGATTCTGGACATGGCAATGGATGCCGGTGTGCCGGTGATTGGTTTGAACGACAGCGGCGGTGCGCGTATTCAGGAAGGCGTTCACAGCCTTTCGGCTTACGGCGAAGTTTTCTACCGCAACACTCTTGCCAGCGGGGTCATCCCCCAAATCAGCGTCATGCTGGGGCCCTGCGCGGGTGGCGCAGTGTATTCTCCGGCGCTGATGGACTTCATCATCATGACCAAAGGCATCAGCAACATGTTCATCACCGGACCGGAAGTCATCAAGACCGTGACGGCGGAAGTGGTGGATGCCGAAACGCTGGGCGGCGCTATGGCACACTCGACCATCAGCGGTGTGGCGCATTTTGCCACCGAGAATGAGGAAGAGTCCTTTGCCACGGTGCGGCGCCTGCTCTCTTACCTGCCTCTGAACAACTCTGAGCCCGCCCCGGCGATTGAACCCTATGATGACCCCAACCGCATGGATGAGGGGTTGAATGCCATCGTTCCGGCAAACCCCAACGAGCCATATGATATGAAGCAAATCATCGAGAAGGTCTTCGACCTGGGGTCGTTCTTTGAAGTGCACGCCAATTTTGCCCCCAATGCCATTGTGGGCTTTGCCCGCCTGCATGGGCAATCGGTGGGTGTGGTTGCCCAGCAACCGATGATGATGGCGGGCGCCATTGACATCAACGCCGCCGATAAAATTGCCCGCTTCGTGCGCTTCTGCGATGCCTTCAACATTCCGTTGATTACCTTCTCCGACTCGCCCGGCTTCATGCCCGGTGTGGCGCAGGAACATGGCGGTATCATCCGGCATGGTGCCAAGATTGTGTACGCCTACTCTGAGGCAACCGTTCCTAAATTGACGGTGGTTACCCGCAAGGGCTACGGCGGTGCGTACATCGTGATGGGGAGCAAGCACATTCACGCCGACCTGGTCTTTGCTTGGCCTATGGCAGAAATTGCCGTGATGGGTGCTGAAGGCGCGGTGAACATTCTTTACCGCAAAGAGATCAGCAATCACCCCGATCCGGCGGCGGAGCGCGCCCGCCTGGTGGCGGAATTCCGCGAGAAGTTTGCCAACCCCTACCGTGCGGCGGCTTCCGGGTACGTGGATGATGTGATTATGCCTTCCGAAACCCGCCCGCGCCTGATCGCCGCGTTGGAACTTCTGCGCGATAAACAGGTCAGCCAGCCCAGCAAGAAGCACGGCTCGATTCCTTTGTAA
- a CDS encoding OadG family transporter subunit, which produces MNGDFLQGLTVSVLGILITFIALGVFILIMIVLQRLFPYREEEEEQAEVAQIETSQPAEETAMSQEGEIVAAIAAAVAYLRLRANPQLGNAFQEGRGRWWFSRRLEAIEGKTRKR; this is translated from the coding sequence TTGAACGGTGACTTTTTGCAAGGCTTGACCGTCAGCGTGCTGGGGATTCTGATTACGTTTATTGCGCTGGGGGTTTTCATCCTCATCATGATTGTCCTTCAACGGCTTTTCCCTTACCGTGAGGAAGAGGAAGAGCAAGCGGAGGTGGCGCAAATCGAAACCAGTCAGCCCGCTGAGGAAACTGCTATGTCGCAGGAGGGAGAAATTGTCGCCGCGATTGCTGCTGCGGTGGCGTATCTGCGCCTGCGCGCCAATCCCCAACTGGGAAATGCTTTCCAGGAAGGGCGCGGTCGCTGGTGGTTCTCCCGCCGTCTGGAAGCCATTGAAGGAAAAACGAGAAAACGCTAG
- a CDS encoding biotin/lipoyl-containing protein, with protein MKKIKVIVNEKPYEVEVGDMSISPFTVVVNGQSYQVTLEGEQVQEVRPVASAPAAPAPRPVAPAPVPAPAPKPAAAPAASGDVLTAPMPGVILDIAVKPGDKVTVGQQLCALEAMKMKNAIRSPREGTIASVEVQDGQRVNYGEVLFRFS; from the coding sequence ATGAAGAAAATCAAGGTCATCGTGAACGAAAAACCTTACGAAGTGGAAGTGGGCGATATGAGCATTTCCCCCTTCACCGTGGTGGTGAATGGGCAATCCTATCAGGTCACGCTGGAGGGTGAACAGGTTCAGGAAGTTCGGCCGGTAGCGAGTGCTCCGGCGGCTCCTGCACCCCGTCCGGTTGCGCCGGCACCCGTCCCAGCCCCCGCGCCCAAGCCCGCCGCGGCTCCCGCCGCCAGTGGCGACGTGCTCACCGCGCCCATGCCCGGCGTGATTCTGGATATTGCCGTCAAACCCGGGGATAAGGTGACCGTGGGGCAACAGTTGTGCGCCCTGGAAGCCATGAAGATGAAAAATGCCATCCGCTCGCCGCGCGAAGGCACCATTGCCAGCGTGGAAGTGCAGGATGGCCAGCGGGTTAATTACGGCGAAGTCCTGTTCCGCTTCTCGTAA
- a CDS encoding sodium ion-translocating decarboxylase subunit beta, whose amino-acid sequence MDLSNLSILLQAFRELGWQNIVMLGVGGFLIFLAVKYEFEPNLLLPIGFGAILGNLPLTGVTEQGGFLKIIYDFGISTELFPLFIFIAIGAMTDFGPLLENPRMALLGAAGQLGIFTTLLLALAIGFPLKEAASIGIIGAIDGPTAIYVSSKLAPHLLPAITVTAYSYMSLVPIIQPPVMRLLTTKAERRVRMPYTIKPVSRVVRVLFPIVVTILVSLIAPKASPLISSLMFGNLIRESGVVERLSKGAQNELANLVTLFLGLVIGSTMEGKAFIQPQTLAILGLGLLAFVLDTVGGVLFGKLMYVLSGKKFNPCIGAAGISAFPMSARIVQRFVSEEDFQNFVLMHAMGANAAGQLGSVVAGGVVLAVLAGVL is encoded by the coding sequence ATGGATCTTTCCAATCTCAGCATCCTCTTGCAGGCATTTCGGGAACTGGGCTGGCAAAATATTGTCATGCTTGGCGTGGGAGGCTTTCTGATCTTCCTTGCTGTCAAGTATGAATTTGAGCCGAATTTGCTTTTGCCCATTGGTTTTGGTGCCATACTGGGGAACCTGCCGCTCACCGGGGTGACCGAACAGGGTGGTTTCCTGAAAATCATCTACGATTTTGGCATCAGCACCGAATTGTTCCCGTTGTTTATCTTTATCGCCATTGGCGCGATGACGGATTTCGGTCCTCTGCTGGAAAACCCGCGCATGGCATTGCTGGGCGCCGCCGGTCAATTGGGAATTTTCACCACCCTTTTGCTGGCTCTTGCCATTGGTTTCCCGCTGAAAGAAGCCGCATCCATCGGCATTATCGGAGCGATTGACGGTCCTACCGCCATTTACGTCTCCAGCAAACTGGCGCCGCACCTCTTGCCCGCCATTACCGTTACAGCGTACAGTTACATGTCGCTGGTGCCCATCATCCAGCCGCCGGTGATGCGCCTGCTGACCACCAAAGCCGAACGCCGTGTGCGCATGCCCTATACCATTAAGCCGGTTTCGCGGGTGGTGCGGGTGCTCTTCCCCATCGTGGTGACCATTCTGGTTTCGTTGATTGCTCCCAAAGCCTCTCCGCTCATTTCCTCGCTGATGTTCGGCAACCTGATTCGGGAATCCGGTGTGGTAGAACGACTGAGCAAGGGCGCGCAGAATGAACTGGCGAATCTGGTCACCCTCTTCCTGGGCTTGGTGATTGGCTCGACCATGGAAGGCAAGGCGTTCATTCAGCCGCAGACGCTGGCTATTCTGGGGTTGGGTTTGCTGGCATTCGTCCTCGACACTGTGGGCGGTGTGCTCTTCGGCAAGTTGATGTATGTGCTCTCCGGCAAGAAATTCAACCCCTGCATCGGCGCGGCGGGTATCAGTGCCTTCCCCATGTCGGCGCGCATCGTTCAGCGTTTTGTCTCTGAGGAGGATTTCCAGAACTTTGTGCTCATGCACGCTATGGGCGCCAATGCTGCCGGTCAGTTGGGGAGTGTGGTGGCTGGCGGTGTGGTGCTGGCTGTGCTGGCGGGTGTGTTATAA
- a CDS encoding cyclase family protein, with product MKLIDLTIPLGIGTPAWPTYEPLQVKYFKRLAPNGANGQLLTHSNHLGTHLDGEIHFYTPGKDMASLTMDYLVHEAAIVDLSDVCGDYDVYTSKMIEERVEVKEGDILVIHTGYHHFGWDMPTADEVRYMVKHPGPDREFAEWAKKKKLRWIAVDCGSADHPMNTIIRTWMPRQAKEAEYVFKKKYGMSLEEFFSDDKYQLMHIEMFPHEIIHAECFGGEIDLLLNQRVTVGFFPWRFVDGEASIGRAVAFVDDAKYEELMKKRESMPKTRFGDAYDPTHVERLNAISRANLS from the coding sequence ATGAAACTGATTGATTTGACCATCCCATTGGGAATCGGAACCCCTGCCTGGCCCACCTATGAGCCTTTGCAGGTCAAATACTTCAAGCGCCTTGCCCCCAACGGCGCCAATGGCCAGTTACTGACCCACTCTAACCATTTGGGCACGCACCTGGACGGGGAGATTCACTTCTACACCCCCGGCAAGGATATGGCATCCCTCACCATGGACTATCTGGTGCACGAAGCCGCCATTGTGGACCTCAGCGATGTGTGTGGTGATTACGATGTGTACACCAGCAAGATGATTGAAGAGCGCGTGGAGGTCAAGGAAGGCGATATCCTTGTCATCCACACGGGTTATCATCACTTCGGGTGGGATATGCCCACCGCCGATGAGGTGCGCTACATGGTCAAGCACCCCGGTCCCGACCGCGAGTTTGCTGAGTGGGCAAAGAAGAAGAAACTGCGCTGGATTGCGGTGGACTGCGGCAGTGCCGATCATCCGATGAATACCATCATTCGCACCTGGATGCCCCGCCAGGCAAAGGAAGCCGAGTACGTCTTCAAGAAGAAGTACGGCATGTCGCTGGAAGAGTTCTTCTCCGATGACAAGTATCAACTGATGCACATCGAGATGTTCCCGCATGAGATTATCCATGCCGAGTGCTTCGGCGGCGAAATTGACCTTCTGCTCAACCAGCGCGTGACTGTGGGCTTCTTCCCGTGGCGCTTTGTGGACGGTGAAGCCTCGATTGGGCGCGCGGTGGCTTTCGTGGATGATGCCAAGTACGAAGAACTGATGAAGAAGCGCGAAAGCATGCCCAAGACCCGCTTCGGCGACGCCTACGATCCCACGCATGTGGAGCGCCTGAACGCCATTTCGCGCGCCAACCTGTCGTAA
- a CDS encoding DUF2877 domain-containing protein — protein MEHSPSAYVRMYRCQSIGYAALKGLSFPTTGRVTGSTSKGVFVLVPPQRVFFLSYESYRGPLTLNLSPRPAEPLPVYIGQEVHLEADEISLPTLNTHISLSDENLWLPPVPPARIRSGEELWASIQRLSESALYVHRGVGFVPLLAFIMDDPHPPTIPAILQPSIASILILKNLFTQPLEVSMPALTGLMGSGRGLTPSGDDLIVGLMLLLSRMPGMDSLHETLEALHRQIMEIAFEKTTALSANLIACACEGSADERLIQAVDGFLTGSLSESAVLATLQEYGSSSGVDALTGMALALRALKVANYLI, from the coding sequence ATGGAACATTCCCCCTCTGCTTATGTGCGCATGTATCGCTGTCAATCCATTGGATACGCGGCTTTGAAAGGGCTGAGTTTTCCGACTACCGGTCGTGTCACCGGCTCGACCTCTAAAGGGGTCTTTGTGCTGGTTCCCCCTCAACGAGTCTTCTTTCTTTCCTATGAATCTTATCGGGGTCCTCTAACCCTCAACCTGAGCCCGCGCCCCGCCGAACCCCTGCCGGTGTATATCGGGCAGGAAGTGCATCTGGAAGCCGACGAAATCAGCCTGCCCACCCTGAATACGCACATTAGCCTGAGCGACGAGAATCTCTGGCTTCCGCCTGTGCCCCCGGCGCGCATCCGCTCGGGCGAGGAATTATGGGCGAGCATCCAGCGGCTGAGCGAAAGCGCCCTGTATGTGCACCGCGGGGTGGGGTTTGTGCCTCTTCTGGCGTTCATCATGGACGACCCCCATCCACCCACCATTCCTGCCATCCTTCAACCCAGCATTGCCAGCATTCTCATCCTCAAGAATCTGTTTACCCAACCGCTGGAAGTCAGCATGCCCGCCCTGACTGGCTTGATGGGCAGTGGCAGAGGGTTGACTCCCTCAGGGGATGACCTGATTGTTGGATTGATGTTGCTCTTAAGCCGCATGCCGGGAATGGACTCGCTCCACGAAACCCTTGAAGCCCTGCATCGGCAGATAATGGAGATTGCCTTTGAGAAGACCACCGCGCTGAGCGCCAATCTCATCGCCTGCGCCTGCGAAGGAAGCGCTGATGAGCGTCTTATCCAGGCAGTGGACGGCTTCCTGACCGGTTCTCTGAGCGAGTCCGCAGTGCTGGCTACCCTGCAGGAATACGGCAGTTCTTCCGGCGTAGATGCGCTGACCGGCATGGCGCTGGCATTGCGGGCGCTGAAAGTGGCAAACTATCTTATCTAA
- a CDS encoding response regulator → MSVPLGPILVVEDVPHVRELLEVTLRFKGYPVVSACDGLEALEFIARERPALIVADILMPRMDGFAMAHEIRKNPQTRSIPIIFVSATYVTPEDKKFALSFGGVRFIEKPIDTEDFLLTVAEVLTSDSPNVPAPMNERDFYQGYRERLEQKLRHKNTQISRTERLLATLPDEQKPAFETLLKQALADRDEIQRELDQLYKILDEMKGLS, encoded by the coding sequence ATGAGTGTACCGCTTGGACCCATTCTGGTTGTGGAAGATGTTCCCCATGTGCGGGAATTGCTCGAGGTGACCCTGCGCTTTAAGGGGTACCCGGTTGTCTCTGCCTGTGATGGCTTGGAGGCGCTGGAGTTCATTGCCAGAGAGCGACCCGCGCTCATCGTCGCCGATATCCTCATGCCGCGTATGGATGGGTTTGCCATGGCACATGAGATTCGCAAGAATCCACAAACGCGCTCTATTCCCATCATCTTCGTCTCGGCGACTTACGTCACCCCCGAAGACAAGAAATTCGCCCTCAGTTTTGGTGGGGTGCGTTTTATCGAAAAGCCCATCGATACGGAAGATTTTCTGCTCACCGTGGCAGAAGTGTTAACTTCCGACTCGCCCAACGTGCCCGCGCCGATGAACGAACGCGATTTCTATCAGGGCTATCGTGAGCGTCTGGAACAGAAACTGCGCCACAAAAATACCCAGATTTCCCGCACCGAGCGTTTGCTGGCAACTTTGCCTGATGAGCAAAAGCCTGCCTTCGAAACGCTCCTCAAGCAAGCCCTTGCCGATCGGGATGAGATTCAGCGAGAACTGGATCAACTGTATAAGATTCTGGATGAGATGAAAGGGTTGAGTTAA
- a CDS encoding inositol monophosphatase family protein, whose amino-acid sequence MLPELEDLKQFAREAGAVLLEGFGRKMAVEYKARINPVTEYDRRSEDLLIRLIRSRFPHHAILGEENGHQDGQKEHLWIIDPLDGTTNFAHGMPIFAVSIAYAYKGQVQLGVVYDPNQDDLFCAERGQGAWLGDRRLQVEGAGDLLHSLLITGFAYENWVIETNLQFFAHFHRRCEGVRRLGAAALDLCYVAANRADGYWEVSVNPWDLAAGGLVAEEAGARVTRMDGAPDYLRPPCNVLCANPVLHEIMLKEIQSVAVPLYPAR is encoded by the coding sequence ATGTTGCCTGAACTGGAAGATCTCAAACAATTTGCCCGCGAGGCGGGTGCTGTTTTACTGGAAGGCTTTGGACGCAAAATGGCAGTGGAGTACAAAGCCCGCATCAATCCCGTCACCGAGTACGACAGACGCTCGGAAGACCTGCTCATTCGCCTGATTCGTTCGCGTTTCCCGCACCATGCCATTCTGGGCGAGGAAAATGGGCATCAGGATGGACAGAAAGAGCACCTGTGGATTATTGATCCGCTGGACGGTACCACCAATTTTGCTCACGGCATGCCCATCTTTGCCGTTTCCATTGCCTATGCTTACAAAGGACAGGTGCAGTTGGGCGTGGTGTACGACCCGAATCAGGACGACCTCTTCTGTGCCGAACGGGGACAGGGTGCCTGGCTGGGCGACCGCCGTTTGCAGGTGGAAGGCGCTGGGGATTTGCTCCACAGTCTGCTCATTACCGGCTTTGCTTACGAGAACTGGGTCATCGAGACCAATTTGCAGTTCTTTGCCCACTTTCACCGCCGTTGCGAGGGGGTGCGCCGTTTGGGCGCGGCGGCGCTGGATTTGTGCTACGTTGCCGCCAACCGCGCCGATGGCTACTGGGAAGTCTCGGTCAATCCCTGGGATTTGGCGGCGGGCGGGCTGGTCGCAGAAGAAGCCGGCGCGCGGGTGACCCGTATGGACGGCGCTCCCGATTATCTCCGCCCGCCCTGCAATGTGCTGTGCGCCAATCCTGTCCTGCACGAGATCATGCTCAAAGAGATTCAAAGCGTGGCAGTTCCTCTTTACCCAGCGCGGTAA